Genomic DNA from Nicotiana tabacum cultivar K326 chromosome 21, ASM71507v2, whole genome shotgun sequence:
ccctaaatgaGAAGAAATTTAAACTATGATCTCTCATAATTATACACACTTCATTAAACGCTAGGCTACACTCTCGAGTGCACAAAAAAATTGATTTCCGATCTTTAATTATTTAATGGAGTATACTAGTGAATATAATGTAGTTGTAGTCTAGGCTGTCTaacttttgttcttttctttcgtCATTCCTTTTCTGCTCTTTTCAAAATTCTCTAGATACCTTGGACAAAAAGGAGAGATCCCTTAAGAGAAACCTCTGAGAAGATATGGAatttacaaatattaaattttagtaGGACAATTAACATAATGAAATCTTTAAAAATACTTAAAACCTAGTGATTGAGAGGCACTGCTCGCATGCTATTATCTTTACTCTTCTTGAATTATTCTACTAATCATTCAAAATTACCTAATAAAATGCAAGTGTGTTGGAGCTAAGTTCAGGttatatattttaataaaattatggAAATAAGTTATGTCAGAGAAATTAATACTCCTTTATGCTCTGATTTACTTAAACCATATTATTAAAAATTGAGAAATGTATACTTTTAGCCGCTACTAAAAAATAGccgacaaaaaatatatttttgtgtgtatatatatatataattttggttaAGAAATTGAAATTAATTTCGACCGACCGATTAatttattttgcctttaaaaataTGCATGAAAATGCAACAATCTTCATGTGTAATTGTGAGCCTTTCAAAAGTTTTTAAGAGGACGTAGATATTATGTCACACTGGACATAAAAGTTTTACCAAAATCTATAAAGTTCTAAAGCAATACAGTATAATTggtaaagaaaagcaaaaaaaaaaagaaaaaagaaaacaatggCACAAGGACTAAAGATTAGCAATGAAAGAAATAATATCTTATTTCATTAGGAATCATATAGAGTGGAAGCTAAATCAAGGCATTCCAATCACTTCGTGTACGAAAACTCGTTAgcggattcaggatttaaaatttatgagtttcgATAGCGATCTTAAATTAATCTTAGAATGATAATTGGAATTACAATCAAATATTTATACTTATTTAATAAAAAGTTTAAATAATATtaagaaaaaatcgaaaaaaaaaattactgaATTCACGTGAACACTAATTAATCCTATAAATCTGCTCCTATCCTAAGCTGTAGAATATCTTTTAGTATAAATCATTTGTTGCTGTTAATTAGGATTACTAGCCAGTAGCCACCGTTGGAAGAGAGAATATTACTTTTTCGTCAAAAATTTTCTTCTTTATCACGCTCGCAATTTAAAAGTCTTTGAGATCtatatatctttttattttcaactcaaactttaaaaatatatGTGTAAAGAAAAGATTGTGCTAAAGAGTATTTTCCTATTTAATGCACTTTACACGGTGCGAATCCAAAATAGTGGAAGTTCCAATATAGATATACCAGGAATATAAGCAGATGAATatcatgtttggccaagctgttacaatcagcttattttgaaaagtattttttcttaaaagtatttttttctaaaaGCACTTTTGGTGAAAAATAATTTGGATTTGGGTAATTAATTGAAAATGCACTTTTGAGTAACAATTTAgtatttgaccaagcttttaaaaaatatttttaagtgtgtttttctcaaaaatatttttcaaaagtacttttagggagaaactactttttttcttttccaaaactaTTTCTTCTTCtactcaaaaaaaaattaaaaaacttgATCAAATATCAACgtaaaattctttttttaaatatgGTCATTGAAAAACTTGGCCAAACGAAAGATTGAAGAGTAGGTGAAAACTCGTAATTTCCGTCAAAAAGGGATGTTTCGAAAAGTACATAGAACAGTTTCTACTTCTGCTTTAGCAAGTGAACTACAGCAGCTTTCTGAGAAAGATTCTTCTTCTGGGCATAATTACCTATCACAACCATGCACAAAAATCAACCTTTAGTCCTAAGCCATTTTGTCTGGTGTGTGCTACACTTCTGTTATACCCTCCTCTTGTCCACACTCTACTAAAATTTCTCATATGCCCCCATATGTCCCAATTGTAATGCATTTACATTACAATTGGGTAAATTGGTTTGAATAAAAAGTCTAGCCCGGTGCACTAAGATGCCGCTATGTACGGAGTCTAAGGAAGGATTGGACTACAAGAGTTTGTGTATGCAGTCTTAccttgcatttttgcaagaggctgtttccacctTGAACTCGTAACCTCCTGGTCATATCGCagtaactttaccagttacgccaaggctccccttcctggtttgaataccatatttttatttaaaataaaagtaGTCAGGGGTTCGAaccgtggaagcagccactaatgcttacATTAATGTAGACTATCTACATCACATCTCTTAGAGTGCGACCCTTTCCCTGCCTTGTGTGTCAGGCTACCACTAACCCTTTAACATTAAAAACAAAAGTAGATATAGAGGGAAAATTAGATTATGAAAAGGGCAGTTTAGAGATTTGGTCAGACATAAATATAAGCTATGGTCCCTACCTTCTCTCACACACAAATCTTGTTAAAATCCTCCTTTTTTCTTCCACACTTAGCACCATTTCACCAAGTCCCAATGGCCAATCTTAACACCATTTTCACATCCTCCATGATATTATATACACTTTTCCTACACCTCTTTCTCTTTCCTTCTACAATTTCCTCAATTAGTTCAATCCATGACCTTCTCAAAAGTAAAGGACTACCAGCTGGACTATTTCCAAAAAATTTTGTAAAATCATATAATCTTGATAAAAATGGCCATTTGGAAGTTTACTTAGAAAGGCCATGTGTTGCAAAATTTGAGACATGGGTGTTTTTTGACACTATTGTTAAAGCTAATCTTAGTTATGGTGGATTAATTGGAT
This window encodes:
- the LOC107797182 gene encoding uncharacterized protein LOC107797182, with product MANLNTIFTSSMILYTLFLHLFLFPSTISSISSIHDLLKSKGLPAGLFPKNFVKSYNLDKNGHLEVYLERPCVAKFETWVFFDTIVKANLSYGGLIGLEGLSQEELFLWLPVKDIIVYDPSSGLILFDIGLAHKQISLSLFEEPPLCTPQGLLLENDEIKESGFRIDSRFSSL